A genomic segment from Oncorhynchus clarkii lewisi isolate Uvic-CL-2024 chromosome 12, UVic_Ocla_1.0, whole genome shotgun sequence encodes:
- the LOC139422972 gene encoding bromodomain and WD repeat-containing protein 3-like isoform X3, with product MAEEQCSQIEAELYYLIARFLQSGPCKKSAQILVEELEEYELIPKRWSWNGKQYKRNFQDWVILNQHIPADYLLRVCQQIGPLIDKEAPPSVPGVQTLLGLGRQSLLRTAKSCTHTEWSGTAVAALHRGRPPEPPVSFGKPPSIVSIMGARQATGTARFGHALPSYTYQHMKMHRRILGHLSSVYCVAFDRSGRRIFTGSDDCLVKIWSTDDGRLLSTLRGHAAEISDMAVNYENTLIASASCDKVIRVWCLRTCAPITVLQGHAASITSIQFCPAVKGPMRFLASTGADGMVCLWQWHSLSMKFVDRPVKFIERSRPGVQISTSSFSCGGMFLATGGTDHVIRVYYLGSETPMKLSELDAHMDKVVVVQFCNNSNSLRFVSGSRDGTARIWHYQQQEWKSITLDIATRLPGSAVVNGEDKTKLVPTMVAWDRGDRTVVTAVSNYLLKVWSSTTGQLLHVLSGHDDEVFVLEAHPFDRRIMLSAGHDGNIYMWDLAKGAKIRNFFNMIEGQGHGAAFDCKFSADGQHFACTDSHGHLLIFGFGCSRPYEKIPDQMFFHTDFRPLIRDANNFVLDEQTQQAPHLMPPPFLVDVDGNPHPTHYQRLVPGRESCKEEHLVPQLGYMANGDGEVVEQVIGQLTADEGQGESPLDVLIRQLQNQPDERRDQEREPEGEGAGERPEVVGSPPNVGLRRSGQVEGVRQMHHNAPRSQMATERDLLAWSRRVVVNEVQQGVLRVMEETRRAKGEVECSIYNTERRRKPVPSSPKTEQQAPCKRSLRRTQRKKKQTRPPPAYQTRSAGERRRVNRGRISDSQIDSDSDGEAEEQAEASDASSDGETQWQSDSSSSVSSSDYSDWTADAGINLQPPKRTSRRQVRPPGGSSSSEEAEGQGEEAGRKQAEEKKKKPKQTKQKKPSSSLSLAGCDAEEWLPPSWIMETIPRRSPFVPQMGDELMYFRQGHQAYVRAVHRAKAYSINPQKQPWNKLNLRDQESVKVVGIKYEVGPPTLCCLKLAFLHPISGKMTNESFSLKYHDMPDVIDFLVLQQFYDEAKERNWQTGVRFRSIIDDAWWFGSVEDQQPLQPEYPDSLFQCYAVKWDNSEREKMSPWDMEPISDEAELPEEVGDGVVVTEEEVKARLYSPQEGEWGAHSRDEDCQRVIFGINDLLTLDLAKAFASPVDLRDYPLYCTVVAYPTDLSTIHRRLENRFYRRISALMWEVRYIEHNARTFNEPQSPIVTAAKVVTDVLLRYIGDQSCTDILDLCHKVKTELSSGEDETAEVDVDSDTPGTSTGQQRANPSPKKRGVVLDVRAWRGQCRELLRRMMDGPDSEPFRQPVDLFTYPDYRDIIDTPMDLGTVTEALVVGNYENPMEFAKDVRLIFSNSKAYTPNKKSQIYTMTLSQSAFFERQIISIISDYKSAVQNQRRRSRQSVSYRKRLNSGGSSPPTSRPSSPKGKHKSGKKATPKKSQPSSKSQSRRPSQERNRPLTNGARQSHRRRVLQEGEESGGSNSSSSSSSSSSLSSSDSDSDSESEVGKFVEGGDHDYSKAPCLKTRHKAKGKMDVSGKRRRKEEQEAEEAPERAKRARVQAEDEEEEEKDEEDDDKQDEDNEEEEEEEEEEEEPQPQREEEDDEEEPEEEEEPEEKEESEEDDSEQGEGGTEGGQKSSSRSKSGQVNTRNQGRRTVLYNDESDEESGTTEDPLNLGMSRSGRVRRMTEKARVSHLMGWNH from the exons GTGATCTTGAACCAGCACATCCCAGCAGACTACCTGCTGAGAGTATGCCAACAGATCGGTCCTCTCATAGACAAGGAGGCCCCACCTAGCGTCCCTGGAGTCCAGACCCTCCTGGGCTTGGGAAGGCAGTCTTTGCTTCGCACAGCTAAaa GTTGTACCCACACAGAATGGAGCGGAACTGCTGTTGCTGCGCTGCACCGGGGTCGCCCCCCAGAACCACCAGTCAGCTTTGGGAAGCCCCCCAGCATCG TGTCCATCATGGGTGCTCGCCAGGCTACTGGCACTGCCCGCTTCGGCCATGCCCTGCCGTCCTACACCTACCAGCATATGAAGATGCACAGGCGCATCCTGGGCCACCTGTCCTCTGTGTACTGTGTGGCCTTTGACCGCAGTGGCAGACGGATATTTACG GGTTCTGATGACTGTCTGGTGAAGATTTGGTCCACGGATGACGGCCGGCTGCTGTCCACCCTGCGTGGCCATGCGGCCGAGATCTCCGACATGGCAGTGAACTACGAGAACACGCTCATAGCCTCGGCCAGCTGTGATAAGGTCATCCGAGTGTGGTGCCTGCGCACCTGCGCCCCCATCACTGTGCTGCAGGGCCATGCAGCCTCCATCACCTCCATTCAG TTTTGTCCGGCTGTAAAAGGACCGATGCGCTTCCTGGCCTCCACGGGCGCAGACGGCATGGTGTGTTTATGGCAATGGCACTCGCTCAGCATGAAGTTTGT TGACCGGCCAGTCAAGTTCATTGAGCGGTCAAGGCCTGGGGTCCAGATTTCCACCTCCTCCTTCAGCTGTG GTGGGATGTTCCTGGCCACGGGCGGTACTGATCATGTGATCAGGGTGTATTACCTCGGCTCTGAAACACCCATGAAACTGTCTGAGTTGGATGCTCACATG GACAAAGTTGTGGTGGTCCAGTTTTGTAACAACAGTAACAG CCTGAGGTTTGTGAGTGGCAGCCGGGACGGCACGGCTAGGATCTGGCATTACCAACAGCAGGAGTGGAAGAGCATTACTCTGGACATAGCCACCAGACTACCAGG GAGTGCTGTTGTGAATGGCGAGGACAAGACCAAGCTGGTGCCGACAATGGTGGCCTGGGACCGCGGTGACCGCACGGTCGTCACAGCGGTCTCTAATTACCTGCTCAAAGTGTGGAGCTCTACCACGGGCCAGCTGCTGCATGTGCTGTCT GGTCATGATGATGAGGTGTTTGTCTTGGAGGCCCACCCATTTGACCGCCGCATCATGCTGTCtgctggtcacgatggcaacatcTACATGTGGGACCTCGCCAAGGGAGCGAAGATCCGCAACTTCTTCAACATG ATTGAGGGCCAAGGCCACGGTGCAGCGTTTGACTGTAAGTTCTCAGCTGATGGACAGCACTTTGCCTGCACTGACTCCCATGGCCACCTGCTCATCTTTGGCTTTGGCTGCAGCAGACCCTATGAGAAG ATTCCTGACCAGatgttcttccacactgacttccGGCCCCTGATCCGGGACGCCAATAACTTTGTCCTGGACGAGCAAACCCAGCAGGCGCCCCACCTCATGCCCCCTCCCTTCTTGGTGGATGTGGACGGtaacccccaccccacccactaCCAGCGCCTGGTGCCCGGCAGGGAGAGCTGCAAGGAGGAACATCTGGTGCCCCAGCTGGGCTACATGGCCAATG GTGATGGTGAGGTGGTGGAGCAGGTGATTGGCCAGCTAACAGCAGATGAGGGTCAGGGAGAAAGCCCATTGGATGTCCTGATCAGACAGTTGCAAAACCAGCCGGATGAGAGGCGGGACCAAGAGAGAGAGCCTGAAGGAGAGGGGG CTGGTGAGAGACCAGAGGTAGTGGGATCGCCCCCTAACGTGGGCCTGAGGAGGAGTGGTCAGGTGGAGGGGGTGCGTCAGATGCACCACAACGCCCCTCGCAGTCAGATGGCCACGGAGAGGGACCTGCTGGCCTGGAGCAGGAGGGTTGTGGTCAACGAAGTCCAGCAAGGggtcctccg ggtgatggaggagaccaGACGGGCCAAAGGTGAGGTGGAGTGTTCCATCTacaacacagagaggaggaggaagcctGTACCCAGTTCTCCTAAG ACTGAGCAGCAGGCTCCCTGCAAGCGCTCCCTGCGGCGGACCCAGAGGAAGAAGAAGCAGACCAGACCTCCACCAGCGTACCAGACCCGCTCAGCAGGAGAACGTCGCCGTGTGAACAGGGGGAGGATCTCTGACAGCCAGATAGACTCGGACAGCGATGGAGAG GCAGAGGAGCAGGCAGAAGCCAGCGACGCTTCCTCTGATGGGGAAACACAGTGGCAGAGTGACAGCAGTTCCAG TGTCTCCTCCAGTGACTACTCTGATTGGACAGCTGATGCGGGGATCAACCTCCAGCCCCCCAAGCGGACCAGCAGAAGGCAGGTCCGACCGCCCGGTGGCTCCAGCAGTTCAGAGGAGGCCGAGGGCCAGGGAGAGGAGGCCGGAAGGAAGCAGgcggaggagaagaagaagaagcccaAGCAGACCAAACAGAAG AAACCTAGctcgtctctgtctctggctgggTGTGATGCGGAGGAATGGCTGCCCCCCTCTTGGATCATGGAGACCATCCCCCGCCGCTCTCCTTTTGTGCCACAGATGGGTGACGAG CTGATGTACTTCAGGCAGGGCCACCAGGCCTACGTCAGGGCAGTGCACAGGGCCAAGGCCTACAGTATCAATCCTCAGAAACAGCCCTGGAACAAGCTCAACCTCAGG GACCAGGAGTCTGTGAAGGTGGTTGGCATTAAGTATGAGGTGGGCCCTCCCACCCTCTGTTGCCTAAAACTGGCCTTCCTGCACCCCATCTCAGGCAAAATGACCAATGAGTCATTCTCCTTAAA GTACCATGACATGCCGGATGTCATTGATTTCCTGGTGCTCCAGCAGTTCTATGACGAAGCTAAAGAGCGCAACTGGCAGACTG GTGTGCGCTTCCGGAGCATCATCGATGACGCCTGGTGGTTTGGCTCTGTGGAGGACCAACAGCCACTCCAGCCAGAGTACCCAGACAGCCTGTTCCAGTGCTACGCTGTCAA GTGGGATAATAGCGAGAGGGAGAAGATGAGCCCTTGGGACATGGAGCCCATTTCTGATGAAG CGGAGTTGCCAGAAGAGGTTGGTGACGGGGTGGTGGTgacagaggaggaggtgaaggctcgcctctacagcccccaggagGGGGAGTGGGGGGCTCACTCACGGGACGAGGACTGCCAGAGGGTCATCTTTGGCATCAACGATCTGCTTACACTGG ACCTGGCCAAGGCGTTTGCTTCACCTGTGGATCTGCGGGACTACCCCCTCTACTGCACTGTGGTGGCCTACCCCACTGACCTCAGCACCATCCACAGACGGCTGGAGAACCGCTTCTACAG GAGGATCTCGGCTCTGATGTGGGAGGTGCGCTACATCGAGCACAACGCCCGCACTTTCAACGAGCCCCAGAGCCCCATCGTGACAGCAGCCAAGGTGGTGACTGACGTGCTCCTCCGCTACATCGG GGACCAGAGCTGCACAGACATCTTAGATCTGTGCCACAAGGTGAAGACGGAGCTGAGCAGTGGAGAGGACGAG ACTGCTGAGGTGGACGTGGACTCTGACACTCCAGGGACATCCACAGGACAACAG CGGGCCAATCCCAGTCCTAAAAAGCGTGGGGTTGTGTTAGACGTTCGTGCGTGGCGGGGCCAATGTCGGGAGCTGTTGCGGCGTATGATGGAcggccctgactctgagcccttCAGACAGCCTGTGGACCTCTTCACCTACCCA gaCTATCGAGACATCATAGACACTCCCATGGACCTGGGGACTGTTACAGAGGCGCTGGTCGTCGGAAACTACGAGAACcccatggagtttgccaaagatGTCCGTCTCATTTTCAGCAACTCCAAAGCATATACACCTAACAAGAAGTCACAA ATCTACACCATGACCCTGAGCCAATCAGCCTTCTTTGAGAGACAAATCATCTCCATCATCTCCGACTACAAGTCTGCAGTCCAGAACCAGCGGAGGAGGAGTCGCCAGAGTGTCAGCTACAGGAAGAGGCTGAACAGTGGAGGCAGCTCCCCTCCCACCAGCCGACCCTCCAG TCCTAAAGGGAAGCACAAGTCGGGGAAGAAAGCAACACCCAAAAAATCCCAACCCTCATCTAAGAGCCAGTCTCGCAGGCCATCTCAGG AGCGTAACAGACCTCTCACCAATGGTGCCAGACAGAGCCACCGGCGAAGAGTGCTGCAGGAGGGGGAGGAGTCTGGAGGATCCAATAGCTCCTCTTCATCATCGTCTTCCTCATCATTGTCCTCATCAGACAGTGATTCAGACAGTGAGTCGGAGGTTGGGAAGTTCGTGGAGGGAGGAGATCACGACTACAGCAAAGCTCCCTGCTTAAAGACCCGCCACAAAGCCAAGGGCAAGATGGACGTTTCTGGGAAGAGGAGGCGGAAAGAAGAACAGGAGGCGGAGGAGGCTCCAGAGAGAGCCAAGAGAGCACGAGTCCAggcagaggatgaggaggaggaggagaaggatgaagAAGATGACGACAAACAAGATGAAgacaatgaggaggaggaggaggaggaagaagaagaggaggagccgCAAccgcagagagaggaggaggatgacgaGGAGGAGCCTGAGGAGGAAGAAGAGCCTGAGGAAAAGGAGGAATCGGAGGAGGACGACTCTGAGCAGGGTGAGGGTGGGACAGAGGGCGGTCAGAAAAGCAGTAGCCGCAGTAAGTCTGGTCAGGTGAACACCCGGAACCAGGGCCGCAGGACAGTGTTGTACAACGACGAGTCAGATGAAGAGTCGGGGACCACAGAGGACCCCCTCAACCTAGGCATGTCCCGCTCAGGACGGGTACGTCGCATGACCGAAAAGGCCCGTGTCAGCCACCTCATGGGCTGgaaccactga
- the LOC139422972 gene encoding bromodomain and WD repeat-containing protein 3-like isoform X4, with protein sequence MGARQATGTARFGHALPSYTYQHMKMHRRILGHLSSVYCVAFDRSGRRIFTGSDDCLVKIWSTDDGRLLSTLRGHAAEISDMAVNYENTLIASASCDKVIRVWCLRTCAPITVLQGHAASITSIQFCPAVKGPMRFLASTGADGMVCLWQWHSLSMKFVDRPVKFIERSRPGVQISTSSFSCGGMFLATGGTDHVIRVYYLGSETPMKLSELDAHMDKVVVVQFCNNSNSLRFVSGSRDGTARIWHYQQQEWKSITLDIATRLPGSAVVNGEDKTKLVPTMVAWDRGDRTVVTAVSNYLLKVWSSTTGQLLHVLSGHDDEVFVLEAHPFDRRIMLSAGHDGNIYMWDLAKGAKIRNFFNMIEGQGHGAAFDCKFSADGQHFACTDSHGHLLIFGFGCSRPYEKIPDQMFFHTDFRPLIRDANNFVLDEQTQQAPHLMPPPFLVDVDGNPHPTHYQRLVPGRESCKEEHLVPQLGYMANGDGEVVEQVIGQLTADEGQGESPLDVLIRQLQNQPDERRDQEREPEGEGAGERPEVVGSPPNVGLRRSGQVEGVRQMHHNAPRSQMATERDLLAWSRRVVVNEVQQGVLRVMEETRRAKGEVECSIYNTERRRKPVPSSPKTEQQAPCKRSLRRTQRKKKQTRPPPAYQTRSAGERRRVNRGRISDSQIDSDSDGEAEEQAEASDASSDGETQWQSDSSSSVSSSDYSDWTADAGINLQPPKRTSRRQVRPPGGSSSSEEAEGQGEEAGRKQAEEKKKKPKQTKQKKPSSSLSLAGCDAEEWLPPSWIMETIPRRSPFVPQMGDELMYFRQGHQAYVRAVHRAKAYSINPQKQPWNKLNLRDQESVKVVGIKYEVGPPTLCCLKLAFLHPISGKMTNESFSLKYHDMPDVIDFLVLQQFYDEAKERNWQTGVRFRSIIDDAWWFGSVEDQQPLQPEYPDSLFQCYAVKWDNSEREKMSPWDMEPISDEAELPEEVGDGVVVTEEEVKARLYSPQEGEWGAHSRDEDCQRVIFGINDLLTLDLAKAFASPVDLRDYPLYCTVVAYPTDLSTIHRRLENRFYRRISALMWEVRYIEHNARTFNEPQSPIVTAAKVVTDVLLRYIGDQSCTDILDLCHKVKTELSSGEDETAEVDVDSDTPGTSTGQQRANPSPKKRGVVLDVRAWRGQCRELLRRMMDGPDSEPFRQPVDLFTYPDYRDIIDTPMDLGTVTEALVVGNYENPMEFAKDVRLIFSNSKAYTPNKKSQIYTMTLSQSAFFERQIISIISDYKSAVQNQRRRSRQSVSYRKRLNSGGSSPPTSRPSSPKGKHKSGKKATPKKSQPSSKSQSRRPSQASESSSVVVEEDSQPSSSSSSGTGSHIGGPGADRVTRSRTTPIKNSGITTQERNRPLTNGARQSHRRRVLQEGEESGGSNSSSSSSSSSSLSSSDSDSDSESEVGKFVEGGDHDYSKAPCLKTRHKAKGKMDVSGKRRRKEEQEAEEAPERAKRARVQAEDEEEEEKDEEDDDKQDEDNEEEEEEEEEEEEPQPQREEEDDEEEPEEEEEPEEKEESEEDDSEQGEGGTEGGQKSSSRSKSGQVNTRNQGRRTVLYNDESDEESGTTEDPLNLGMSRSGRVRRMTEKARVSHLMGWNH encoded by the exons ATGGGTGCTCGCCAGGCTACTGGCACTGCCCGCTTCGGCCATGCCCTGCCGTCCTACACCTACCAGCATATGAAGATGCACAGGCGCATCCTGGGCCACCTGTCCTCTGTGTACTGTGTGGCCTTTGACCGCAGTGGCAGACGGATATTTACG GGTTCTGATGACTGTCTGGTGAAGATTTGGTCCACGGATGACGGCCGGCTGCTGTCCACCCTGCGTGGCCATGCGGCCGAGATCTCCGACATGGCAGTGAACTACGAGAACACGCTCATAGCCTCGGCCAGCTGTGATAAGGTCATCCGAGTGTGGTGCCTGCGCACCTGCGCCCCCATCACTGTGCTGCAGGGCCATGCAGCCTCCATCACCTCCATTCAG TTTTGTCCGGCTGTAAAAGGACCGATGCGCTTCCTGGCCTCCACGGGCGCAGACGGCATGGTGTGTTTATGGCAATGGCACTCGCTCAGCATGAAGTTTGT TGACCGGCCAGTCAAGTTCATTGAGCGGTCAAGGCCTGGGGTCCAGATTTCCACCTCCTCCTTCAGCTGTG GTGGGATGTTCCTGGCCACGGGCGGTACTGATCATGTGATCAGGGTGTATTACCTCGGCTCTGAAACACCCATGAAACTGTCTGAGTTGGATGCTCACATG GACAAAGTTGTGGTGGTCCAGTTTTGTAACAACAGTAACAG CCTGAGGTTTGTGAGTGGCAGCCGGGACGGCACGGCTAGGATCTGGCATTACCAACAGCAGGAGTGGAAGAGCATTACTCTGGACATAGCCACCAGACTACCAGG GAGTGCTGTTGTGAATGGCGAGGACAAGACCAAGCTGGTGCCGACAATGGTGGCCTGGGACCGCGGTGACCGCACGGTCGTCACAGCGGTCTCTAATTACCTGCTCAAAGTGTGGAGCTCTACCACGGGCCAGCTGCTGCATGTGCTGTCT GGTCATGATGATGAGGTGTTTGTCTTGGAGGCCCACCCATTTGACCGCCGCATCATGCTGTCtgctggtcacgatggcaacatcTACATGTGGGACCTCGCCAAGGGAGCGAAGATCCGCAACTTCTTCAACATG ATTGAGGGCCAAGGCCACGGTGCAGCGTTTGACTGTAAGTTCTCAGCTGATGGACAGCACTTTGCCTGCACTGACTCCCATGGCCACCTGCTCATCTTTGGCTTTGGCTGCAGCAGACCCTATGAGAAG ATTCCTGACCAGatgttcttccacactgacttccGGCCCCTGATCCGGGACGCCAATAACTTTGTCCTGGACGAGCAAACCCAGCAGGCGCCCCACCTCATGCCCCCTCCCTTCTTGGTGGATGTGGACGGtaacccccaccccacccactaCCAGCGCCTGGTGCCCGGCAGGGAGAGCTGCAAGGAGGAACATCTGGTGCCCCAGCTGGGCTACATGGCCAATG GTGATGGTGAGGTGGTGGAGCAGGTGATTGGCCAGCTAACAGCAGATGAGGGTCAGGGAGAAAGCCCATTGGATGTCCTGATCAGACAGTTGCAAAACCAGCCGGATGAGAGGCGGGACCAAGAGAGAGAGCCTGAAGGAGAGGGGG CTGGTGAGAGACCAGAGGTAGTGGGATCGCCCCCTAACGTGGGCCTGAGGAGGAGTGGTCAGGTGGAGGGGGTGCGTCAGATGCACCACAACGCCCCTCGCAGTCAGATGGCCACGGAGAGGGACCTGCTGGCCTGGAGCAGGAGGGTTGTGGTCAACGAAGTCCAGCAAGGggtcctccg ggtgatggaggagaccaGACGGGCCAAAGGTGAGGTGGAGTGTTCCATCTacaacacagagaggaggaggaagcctGTACCCAGTTCTCCTAAG ACTGAGCAGCAGGCTCCCTGCAAGCGCTCCCTGCGGCGGACCCAGAGGAAGAAGAAGCAGACCAGACCTCCACCAGCGTACCAGACCCGCTCAGCAGGAGAACGTCGCCGTGTGAACAGGGGGAGGATCTCTGACAGCCAGATAGACTCGGACAGCGATGGAGAG GCAGAGGAGCAGGCAGAAGCCAGCGACGCTTCCTCTGATGGGGAAACACAGTGGCAGAGTGACAGCAGTTCCAG TGTCTCCTCCAGTGACTACTCTGATTGGACAGCTGATGCGGGGATCAACCTCCAGCCCCCCAAGCGGACCAGCAGAAGGCAGGTCCGACCGCCCGGTGGCTCCAGCAGTTCAGAGGAGGCCGAGGGCCAGGGAGAGGAGGCCGGAAGGAAGCAGgcggaggagaagaagaagaagcccaAGCAGACCAAACAGAAG AAACCTAGctcgtctctgtctctggctgggTGTGATGCGGAGGAATGGCTGCCCCCCTCTTGGATCATGGAGACCATCCCCCGCCGCTCTCCTTTTGTGCCACAGATGGGTGACGAG CTGATGTACTTCAGGCAGGGCCACCAGGCCTACGTCAGGGCAGTGCACAGGGCCAAGGCCTACAGTATCAATCCTCAGAAACAGCCCTGGAACAAGCTCAACCTCAGG GACCAGGAGTCTGTGAAGGTGGTTGGCATTAAGTATGAGGTGGGCCCTCCCACCCTCTGTTGCCTAAAACTGGCCTTCCTGCACCCCATCTCAGGCAAAATGACCAATGAGTCATTCTCCTTAAA GTACCATGACATGCCGGATGTCATTGATTTCCTGGTGCTCCAGCAGTTCTATGACGAAGCTAAAGAGCGCAACTGGCAGACTG GTGTGCGCTTCCGGAGCATCATCGATGACGCCTGGTGGTTTGGCTCTGTGGAGGACCAACAGCCACTCCAGCCAGAGTACCCAGACAGCCTGTTCCAGTGCTACGCTGTCAA GTGGGATAATAGCGAGAGGGAGAAGATGAGCCCTTGGGACATGGAGCCCATTTCTGATGAAG CGGAGTTGCCAGAAGAGGTTGGTGACGGGGTGGTGGTgacagaggaggaggtgaaggctcgcctctacagcccccaggagGGGGAGTGGGGGGCTCACTCACGGGACGAGGACTGCCAGAGGGTCATCTTTGGCATCAACGATCTGCTTACACTGG ACCTGGCCAAGGCGTTTGCTTCACCTGTGGATCTGCGGGACTACCCCCTCTACTGCACTGTGGTGGCCTACCCCACTGACCTCAGCACCATCCACAGACGGCTGGAGAACCGCTTCTACAG GAGGATCTCGGCTCTGATGTGGGAGGTGCGCTACATCGAGCACAACGCCCGCACTTTCAACGAGCCCCAGAGCCCCATCGTGACAGCAGCCAAGGTGGTGACTGACGTGCTCCTCCGCTACATCGG GGACCAGAGCTGCACAGACATCTTAGATCTGTGCCACAAGGTGAAGACGGAGCTGAGCAGTGGAGAGGACGAG ACTGCTGAGGTGGACGTGGACTCTGACACTCCAGGGACATCCACAGGACAACAG CGGGCCAATCCCAGTCCTAAAAAGCGTGGGGTTGTGTTAGACGTTCGTGCGTGGCGGGGCCAATGTCGGGAGCTGTTGCGGCGTATGATGGAcggccctgactctgagcccttCAGACAGCCTGTGGACCTCTTCACCTACCCA gaCTATCGAGACATCATAGACACTCCCATGGACCTGGGGACTGTTACAGAGGCGCTGGTCGTCGGAAACTACGAGAACcccatggagtttgccaaagatGTCCGTCTCATTTTCAGCAACTCCAAAGCATATACACCTAACAAGAAGTCACAA ATCTACACCATGACCCTGAGCCAATCAGCCTTCTTTGAGAGACAAATCATCTCCATCATCTCCGACTACAAGTCTGCAGTCCAGAACCAGCGGAGGAGGAGTCGCCAGAGTGTCAGCTACAGGAAGAGGCTGAACAGTGGAGGCAGCTCCCCTCCCACCAGCCGACCCTCCAG TCCTAAAGGGAAGCACAAGTCGGGGAAGAAAGCAACACCCAAAAAATCCCAACCCTCATCTAAGAGCCAGTCTCGCAGGCCATCTCAGG CGTCGGAGTCGAGCAgcgtggtggtggaggaggacagccagccctcatcctcctccaGCTCCGGGACAGGCAGCCACATTGGGGGCCCAGGGGCCGACCGTGTCACCCGCAGTCGGACCACACCCATCAAGAACTCTGGTATTACTACACAGG AGCGTAACAGACCTCTCACCAATGGTGCCAGACAGAGCCACCGGCGAAGAGTGCTGCAGGAGGGGGAGGAGTCTGGAGGATCCAATAGCTCCTCTTCATCATCGTCTTCCTCATCATTGTCCTCATCAGACAGTGATTCAGACAGTGAGTCGGAGGTTGGGAAGTTCGTGGAGGGAGGAGATCACGACTACAGCAAAGCTCCCTGCTTAAAGACCCGCCACAAAGCCAAGGGCAAGATGGACGTTTCTGGGAAGAGGAGGCGGAAAGAAGAACAGGAGGCGGAGGAGGCTCCAGAGAGAGCCAAGAGAGCACGAGTCCAggcagaggatgaggaggaggaggagaaggatgaagAAGATGACGACAAACAAGATGAAgacaatgaggaggaggaggaggaggaagaagaagaggaggagccgCAAccgcagagagaggaggaggatgacgaGGAGGAGCCTGAGGAGGAAGAAGAGCCTGAGGAAAAGGAGGAATCGGAGGAGGACGACTCTGAGCAGGGTGAGGGTGGGACAGAGGGCGGTCAGAAAAGCAGTAGCCGCAGTAAGTCTGGTCAGGTGAACACCCGGAACCAGGGCCGCAGGACAGTGTTGTACAACGACGAGTCAGATGAAGAGTCGGGGACCACAGAGGACCCCCTCAACCTAGGCATGTCCCGCTCAGGACGGGTACGTCGCATGACCGAAAAGGCCCGTGTCAGCCACCTCATGGGCTGgaaccactga